The following are from one region of the Euleptes europaea isolate rEulEur1 chromosome 11, rEulEur1.hap1, whole genome shotgun sequence genome:
- the LOC130484783 gene encoding gap junction delta-4 protein-like, with protein MDSWDSLGFLILVLNYNVTIIGKVWLTLMILLRLLVIFFAAYPLYQDEQERFICNTLQPGCANACYDMFAPVSHFRFWLVQTASVLFPYTMFCVYVFHSVARQLMKAHSMPYRRYKEIKATSGHKTSKKSSKGGAGSRVPCEANKMDIPDFSRAYTVQLLLRMLVEACFGSGHYYLFGFFVPRRFACYQFPCASYVECFVSRPTEKSIMMFFIWGLSGFSFLLSLIDLTFVFRSSIVRSHRNKLLLERLGAEERCGPRVLQDNKPSKDLLDFGRGDQGILVTPGNCDNVKSCLLGCEVKEDVPFQPASTSQPTISFNLNSNKPCVAANQDGKAVPFQGGEPREISREQSRCSPLPCPLKGALALKPQNGCPRSASFSKPSVHYSLERKASDVQSVCSSAGCSKSKKSEWV; from the coding sequence gGAAGGTCTGGTTAACTCTAATGATCCTGCTGAGGCTACTGGTGATCTTCTTCGCAGCGTACCCTCTTTACCAAGACGAGCAGGAGCGCTTCATCTGCAACACCTTGCAACCAGGATGCGCCAATGCGTGCTACGACATGTTTGCCCCCGTATCCCATTTTCGATTCTGGCTCGTTCAGACCGCCTCCGTCCTGTTCCCTTATACCATGTTCTGTGTCTACGTGTTTCACAGCGTGGCCAGGCAGCTCATGAAGGCTCATTCCATGCCTTATCGTCGGTACAAAGAGATCAAAGCCACATCAGGCCACAAAACTTCAAAGAAGTCTTCCAAAGGGGGAGCGGGGAGCCGAGTCCCCTGTGAGGCAAACAAAATGGATATTCCTGATTTTTCCAGAGCATATACGGTCCAGCTTCTTCTGAGAATGCTGGTCGAAGCCTGTTTTGGGTCAGGCCATTACtatctttttggattttttgTTCCCAGACGTTTTGCCTGCTACCAGTTTCCTTGTGCAAGCTACGTTGAGTGTTTCGTGTCCAGGCCCACTGAAAAATCCATCATGATGTTCTTCATCTGGGGGCTCAGtggcttctccttcctcctcagcCTCATTGACCTGACCTTTGTCTTCCGAAGCAGCATTGTCAGGAGTCACCGAAATAAGCTACTGCTGGAAAGGCTCGGAGCTGAGGAGAGATGTGGGCCCCGGGTGCTCCAAGACAACAAGCCAAGCAAAGACTTACTTGACTTTGGGCGAGGAGACCAAGGCATTCTAGTCACCCCGGGCAACTGTGATAATGTTAAGTCTTGTCTGCTTGGCTGTGAAGTTAAGGAAGACGTGCCGTTTCAACCTGCGTCGACTTCCCAGCCAACAATTAGTTTTAACCTGAACAGTAATAAGCCATGTGTTGCCGCAAATCAAGATGGCAAGGCAGTGCCCTTTCAGGGAGGCGAACCACGTGAGATTTCGCGCGAGCAATCCAGATGCAGTCCACTGCCGTGTCCCCTGAAAGGAGCTTTAGCTCTCAAGCCCCAAAACGGGTGCCCTCGGTCTGCGAGTTTCAGCAAGCCTTCGGTTCATtattctttggagaggaaggcTTCCGACGTTCAGTCCGTCTGCAGCAGTGCTGGATGCTCAAAATCTAAAAAATCTGAATGGGTGTGA